tGAGGGAGTTCTAAAAATCTCATATAATAAGTTATTCTTTGGGCCACTTCAGTTAATGacaaaaaagtgatgtttttgggggttcactttattttacatcagCATGAGCAAGGACTAGTGAGACTGACCCTTTCCCATGTGGAGTTTCATCAATAAACCTGATTAAGTAATCCGAACacctaaaaaaacacttcattacCTGATGTGCATCTTTATAGCTCTCATGAGAACGCATTACCCCAATAACTGTTTTTAGAGTTGTGATCCATGTGAGTTATGATCGGTCCTGCGAAACATCATGCATATACTGTTGTTTATGATATTGATGTCTCTTAAGCCGTGAATTGTACAGATGGATAATAGCCTTAGTCTCTGTAATCCATCATATCTCATCATGCAAAGTTAGATTGCCTGATTCAGACGGATATACTGTGTGCCATATGTTACTGCAGCAGCTTCAATTACAAATTCCATTGTACCTATAAATCTCACTTAAGCTATAAAATGAGACGCCATATGGGATAGAGATACCACAATATGCCGAACCTGATTGCACTGGAATCCCTTGGATTCTGGGGaggaaaaaaactcaaaatcaaaTTGAAAGCAACTGGATAAAGTAAAATTTTAAGCGGCAACCGTTTTGCTTGTGGGTCTTTTAATCCCAACTTTAATCTAGATTAAATCCACATCTGGCATGTCCCCTGCGTGCATCCACATCCTTCTTGGACCCCAATCGTCTGACCACTCTTCTCAGAAAAAGGTGCATGACCCCATCCGTTTTGGAGTCCACCCCTGGattgagaggatgagaggattgTTTTTATCCCAGACCTGAAGATGTAATGTTAAGCAGAGCTTCCATTGCAAAGATTTGTAGAGAGACATGGCACTCTGACAGAGTGGTGTATCTGTGCACATGAATACAAGGAAGTGATGTAAGAGGGGATTGTCATCTGTTATCTGTGCATTTGGCTCGGACAGctgtttctgcttcttcttATCTCAGAAATATTCAGTGGCAGGACTCTGATTGAGCATCCTGGCTCGCCAAGGAATTAGTTCTGTCATACCcagaacaaaccaaaaaactgCAGCCCAGAAAATGGATTTCTCTCAGTTTACTAGGAGAGCTTTTATTTGGAGCGTTGCAAAGTACACATCATGGTTGTTAGTGCTCATGGTCTTTCACtcacacaccctctctctccaacacaaatactccttctctctctctctccatcctctcactTCATTGTcatctgattaaaaaataacaaaaaacactctGGACCATAACTACTGCAGTATTTTCACACAGTTTACCTTGAGTTTATGGAAGAGCTTCTTTGAGTCCAAGCATTCAAACATATAcgagagagatagagatggtTCATATATGGGCCatctgtttatatttcttttcGAACATGGCTTTAAGCttctgaaaaataaactaaaagggAGCACTTCTTTGAAtttatgacagaaaaaaagagttttcaGTATGAGACAAATTTCCAGGTCATACTTTAGGCAATATATTGAAAAGTAGAATAAAACTAAAAGTTGCAATTGGGCTTATAAGTATGTTCACAGTGGAAGGAAAAGCAACTTTGGATTGAATATTGCATGTTTATGGAAGCAGCTGGTTACTAATATTGCTGCGGAGGCTGTCTGGTCAGACAAACTGGACCGTCCAATTTAAAGGGTTTAAAGTCTTTCCATTTCTGTGCAGTCTACAGTGTGCACACTTATTCTCAGCAGAGCAAAATAAATGCTGTCAGTTTAATCCAGTGCAACACAGATGCCTTCACAACCTTATGGAAGGTGAGGCTTTTGGAGCAATAGTCATTTGCAGTACTTATTGTGTGCAACACAGAGTGGAATCATATCTTCTTGTAAGTTTTGGATTGGTACTGTGATCAGTACTGTTCAGAAAGCTGCTGGTGGCAGGCTGTGGTTGTTATTTCCTGCTGCTTCGCCACCTTTCCCTAACAGAGCAAGAGACTCCAGTGAATGCACACTCTCCTTGTCTCGACGTAATCCCAGCCCAGTCGGAGCTGAGTTCTCCCCAACTCCTTCACCTCCGGCCTCCTGCAATTCcccagaggcagcagcagctgcagcagccgcCGCGCACTCCTCTTTGAACAACCGGTCGTGCTCCATCTTGAGCTCTTGGTAGGAGCGGGAGAACATGTGGAAGATGGAGGTAGCAGGGAAGGCCATGATGAGGATCCCGCTGAGGATGCTGCTCAGCGCTACAACCTGTCCTGGAATGGACCTGGGAACCATGTCGCCGTAGCCCACGGTCGTCATGGAGATAATGGCCCACCAGTAGGAAGCCGGGATGCTGCTGAAGTCATGGGTGCCAGTGAGCTCACTTTCAGCCAAGTGGACCAGTGGGGAGAAGAGGGTGACAGCCACGCAGAGAAAAAGCAAGAGGAGGCCAAACTCCCGGGTGCTGCGCCTGACCGTCAGCCCCAGCGTCTGCAGGCCTAGAGAGTGGCGAGCCAGCCGCATCACATAGAGAATCCTCAGCGCCCGCAGAATCCTCAGCACCAGGCCCAGCTTGTCCAAGTAGCCCTTACCTCCTCCTGACTTCTCGTGATCCAGGGATGGGTCGTCCTCGGACACCACCAGGGAGACATAGTATGGAAGGATGGCCATGGCGTCGATGATGTTGAGCGGCCCCCGGAGGAATTCCAGCTTGCTGCTGGCCTGAATGAACCGCAGGAGGAACTCCAGAGAGAACCAGgccacacacactgtctctatGATGAACATGTTCTGGCACTTAGATGAACA
This is a stretch of genomic DNA from Anoplopoma fimbria isolate UVic2021 breed Golden Eagle Sablefish chromosome 19, Afim_UVic_2022, whole genome shotgun sequence. It encodes these proteins:
- the kcng4a gene encoding potassium voltage-gated channel subfamily G member 4a, translated to MPIISNANHDFSNLSVSDDSSLDRIFTEIPETETIKGVYYQRAQFIRRPEDLVSVDHALLAVINVGGNRYTFPWSTLEQFPLTRLGRLCGCRSPEDIARVCDDYDEAHKEFFFDRSPSAFRVILNFLAAGKLRLLREMCVLSLHDELTYWGVEMTYMERCCKRKMYTRIEEMNELERREEERRQRNAIQRVPVEETRYKKVMNWLRDMVENPQSGLPGKIFACLSVIMVAVTVISLCISTMPDLREEEERGECSSKCQNMFIIETVCVAWFSLEFLLRFIQASSKLEFLRGPLNIIDAMAILPYYVSLVVSEDDPSLDHEKSGGGKGYLDKLGLVLRILRALRILYVMRLARHSLGLQTLGLTVRRSTREFGLLLLFLCVAVTLFSPLVHLAESELTGTHDFSSIPASYWWAIISMTTVGYGDMVPRSIPGQVVALSSILSGILIMAFPATSIFHMFSRSYQELKMEHDRLFKEECAAAAAAAAASGELQEAGGEGVGENSAPTGLGLRRDKESVHSLESLALLGKGGEAAGNNNHSLPPAAF